One Streptosporangium sp. NBC_01495 DNA window includes the following coding sequences:
- a CDS encoding BTAD domain-containing putative transcriptional regulator — MRFDILGPTRIRLDGGRVVAVGGQGMRALLVMLLLDAGRVVTVERLIGGLYGDDPPANAANALQSQVSRLRRALGVQEVIEFHPAGYRLVAGADAVDAHRFEGLAAEGRRALASGEHDRAVELLGEALSLWRGPALADVGDSPFAQAPSARLERLRLDCVEDRVQAELELGRHRELVAELQELTAAHPFRERLYGQLMRALYGSGRQAEALEVYEGARRILGEEFGVDPSAELAAVHLAVLRADPALTGTPIGVAAGGAGPVRSGLWAPLTSFVGREGEMSRLRALLGEARLVTLVGPGGAGKTRLAGEVATGERGDVCFVELAPVLGGGEAARAVLGALGVRDAGLFPGSGRPAPTPLARLVAVLADRPVLLVLDNCEHLVAEVAGLADRLLAACPGLRVLVTSREALGITGEVLHPVAPLPVPRAGTGAGEALAYPAVRLFADRAAAVCPGFRVDDANVEQVLDICRALDGLPLALELAAARLRSLPVAEVASRLGDRFRLLSRGSRTALPRHQTLRAVVAWSWDLLDDDERSLAGRLTVFVGGATLEAAGRVCGLREDEAVDLLSSLAEKSLVERVGGRYRMLETIRAYCAERLAETGETEARREAHASYYADLAATADSHLRDAGQLEWLRRLDEERDDLHAALRWAVDTGRIGQGLRLLAGLAMYWWLRGRRSEGAALAADLLVAIGVVPAKDVVPAKDAVGSVPEESATGSVPAEGATGSVPAEGTVGSVPAEGMTGAVSVESAMGVVPVEGMGEEYAMCVLVASSGKSRSSRHFALLETMVPIIPPIDLPYRWPFLGMLWPMFTGPPTSFSESGPPPVSEAAEPWLRALSHFGHGYFYLHGGDTGSAERFFEEALELFRSIGERWGSALTLAELARLADLRRDRAASRALAGEALLLAEELGSDEDIAELVCHEAAVTVRDGDLATAHAEYLRAADHARRAGALDVMAKVHRGLAEIARLRGDLDEALTLALRALELCTQAWYTTEEIRLSITVDLGRIAALSGDVAGARTWYRRALEPAMQRYLLVAGAAIEGLAEVALLEGDDKGAARLLGAATALSGTPAANPDAAGVTAAVRTRVGDVAYEEEWRAGTRMSRDEVLATLDT; from the coding sequence ATGCGGTTCGACATCCTCGGTCCCACGCGGATCCGGCTCGACGGCGGGCGCGTGGTCGCCGTGGGCGGCCAGGGGATGCGCGCGCTGCTCGTGATGCTCCTCCTCGACGCGGGGAGGGTTGTGACCGTCGAGCGGCTCATCGGCGGCCTGTACGGCGACGATCCGCCCGCGAACGCCGCCAACGCCCTGCAGTCCCAGGTCTCGCGGCTGCGCAGGGCGCTCGGCGTCCAGGAGGTGATCGAGTTCCACCCGGCCGGATACCGGCTCGTGGCCGGTGCCGACGCCGTCGACGCCCACCGCTTCGAAGGGCTCGCCGCCGAGGGCCGCCGGGCTCTGGCCTCCGGCGAGCACGACCGGGCCGTCGAGCTGCTGGGCGAGGCGCTCTCCCTGTGGCGCGGGCCCGCGCTCGCCGACGTGGGGGACTCGCCGTTCGCCCAGGCCCCCTCGGCCAGGCTGGAGAGGCTCAGACTCGACTGCGTGGAGGACCGCGTCCAGGCGGAGCTGGAGCTGGGCCGCCACCGCGAGCTCGTCGCCGAGCTGCAGGAGCTGACCGCCGCCCATCCCTTCAGGGAGCGGCTGTACGGGCAGCTGATGCGCGCCCTGTACGGCTCGGGCAGGCAGGCCGAGGCCCTGGAGGTGTACGAGGGGGCCAGGCGGATCCTCGGTGAGGAGTTCGGTGTGGACCCGTCGGCGGAACTGGCCGCCGTGCACCTGGCGGTGCTCAGGGCCGACCCCGCCCTCACCGGCACTCCCATCGGCGTCGCGGCCGGCGGTGCCGGGCCCGTCAGGTCGGGCCTGTGGGCCCCGCTGACCAGTTTCGTCGGCAGGGAGGGGGAGATGTCCAGGCTCCGCGCGCTGCTCGGCGAGGCGAGACTGGTCACCCTGGTCGGTCCCGGCGGCGCGGGCAAGACCCGGCTGGCCGGTGAGGTCGCCACGGGGGAGCGGGGCGACGTGTGCTTCGTGGAACTGGCCCCGGTCCTCGGCGGAGGGGAGGCGGCCCGGGCCGTTCTCGGGGCGCTGGGCGTCCGCGACGCCGGTCTGTTTCCCGGCTCCGGCCGCCCGGCGCCCACCCCTCTGGCGAGGCTGGTCGCGGTGCTGGCCGACCGTCCCGTGCTGCTCGTCCTGGACAACTGCGAGCACCTGGTCGCGGAGGTCGCCGGGCTCGCCGACCGCCTGCTCGCCGCCTGTCCGGGACTGCGTGTCCTGGTCACCAGCAGGGAGGCGCTCGGTATCACCGGGGAGGTGCTCCACCCGGTCGCGCCGCTGCCGGTGCCGAGGGCGGGCACCGGCGCGGGCGAGGCCCTGGCCTACCCCGCCGTGCGGCTCTTCGCCGACAGGGCGGCGGCCGTGTGCCCCGGTTTCCGCGTCGACGACGCCAACGTCGAGCAGGTGCTGGACATCTGCCGCGCCCTGGACGGCCTGCCGCTCGCGCTGGAGCTGGCCGCGGCGCGCCTGCGCTCCCTGCCGGTGGCCGAGGTGGCCTCCCGGCTGGGCGACCGGTTCCGGCTGCTGTCGCGCGGCAGCCGCACCGCGCTGCCCCGGCACCAGACGCTGCGCGCCGTGGTCGCCTGGAGCTGGGACCTGCTCGACGACGACGAGCGGTCGCTGGCCGGGCGGCTCACCGTCTTCGTGGGCGGCGCGACGCTGGAGGCGGCCGGGCGGGTGTGCGGGCTGCGGGAGGACGAGGCCGTCGACCTGCTGAGTTCCCTCGCGGAGAAGTCGCTCGTCGAGCGGGTGGGCGGGCGCTACCGGATGCTGGAGACCATCCGCGCGTACTGCGCGGAACGGCTGGCCGAGACCGGCGAGACCGAGGCGCGCCGCGAGGCGCACGCCTCGTACTACGCGGACCTGGCGGCCACGGCGGACTCCCACCTGCGCGACGCCGGGCAGCTGGAGTGGCTGCGGCGGCTGGACGAGGAGCGCGACGACCTGCACGCCGCGCTGCGCTGGGCCGTCGACACCGGCAGGATCGGGCAGGGGCTGCGCCTGCTCGCCGGGCTCGCCATGTACTGGTGGCTGCGGGGCCGCCGCTCGGAGGGCGCGGCCCTGGCCGCGGACCTGCTCGTCGCGATCGGCGTGGTCCCCGCCAAGGACGTGGTCCCCGCCAAGGACGCGGTCGGGTCCGTACCGGAGGAGAGCGCGACCGGGTCCGTACCGGCCGAGGGCGCGACCGGGTCCGTACCGGCCGAAGGCACGGTCGGGTCCGTACCGGCCGAGGGGATGACGGGGGCGGTTTCGGTCGAGAGCGCGATGGGGGTCGTTCCGGTCGAGGGGATGGGGGAGGAGTACGCCATGTGCGTGCTCGTGGCCTCCTCCGGCAAGTCGCGGTCGTCCCGGCATTTCGCCCTGCTGGAGACGATGGTCCCGATCATCCCGCCGATCGACCTGCCGTACCGGTGGCCGTTCCTGGGCATGCTGTGGCCGATGTTCACCGGCCCGCCCACCTCCTTCTCGGAGTCGGGACCGCCGCCGGTATCCGAGGCCGCCGAGCCGTGGTTACGGGCGCTGTCCCATTTCGGGCACGGCTACTTCTATCTGCACGGCGGCGACACCGGGAGCGCCGAGCGCTTCTTCGAGGAGGCGCTGGAGCTGTTCCGTTCCATCGGGGAGCGCTGGGGGAGCGCGCTCACGCTGGCCGAGCTGGCCAGACTCGCCGACCTGCGACGGGACAGGGCCGCGTCGCGCGCGCTGGCCGGTGAGGCGCTCCTGCTGGCGGAGGAGCTCGGGTCGGATGAGGACATCGCGGAGCTCGTCTGCCATGAGGCCGCGGTGACCGTACGCGACGGCGACCTCGCGACCGCTCACGCCGAATACCTCCGCGCGGCCGACCACGCCCGCCGGGCGGGCGCCCTCGATGTGATGGCCAAGGTGCATCGTGGTCTCGCCGAGATCGCGAGGCTTCGCGGGGATCTGGACGAGGCGCTCACCCTCGCCCTCAGGGCCCTGGAACTGTGCACGCAGGCGTGGTACACCACCGAGGAGATCCGGTTGAGCATCACCGTCGACCTGGGCCGGATCGCCGCGTTGAGCGGAGACGTGGCCGGGGCGAGGACCTGGTATCGCAGGGCACTCGAACCGGCGATGCAGCGTTACCTGCTGGTGGCGGGCGCGGCGATCGAGGGCCTGGCGGAGGTCGCGCTGCTGGAGGGCGACGACAAGGGCGCGGCCCGGCTGCTGGGCGCGGCCACGGCCCTCAGCGGCACCCCGGCGGCGAACCCCGACGCCGCCGGGGTCACGGCGGCCGTCCGCACCCGCGTCGGTGACGTCGCGTACGAGGAGGAGTGGCGCGCGGGGACCCGCATGTCACGGGACGAGGTGCTCGCGACGCTCGACACCTGA
- a CDS encoding MFS transporter — protein sequence MNDHSPITDRRRWATLAVACLAALLLSVDVTVLHLALPQLVADLGPSATQILWIGDAYGFALAGLLITMGNVGDRIGRKRLLLIGAVAFGVASAVTAYAPTPELLIAARVLLGVAGATIMPSTLSIIRNVFTDPKERTTAIGLWSGMGAAGFALGPVVGGLLLDHFWWGSVFLINLPVMALIVIVGLVVLPESRNPAAGRVDLVSVPLSVAGVIGVIYAVKEAAVHGPDNAGVLVPGAVGVIALALFAWRQTRLTEPLIDVRLFRRRAFTASVGANLVAIFGMSALSLIFAWYFQLVLGWSPLRAGLAGLPGGASAAVGGVLAAGLITRWGRARVVALGLAMPAAGFACYSRLALDTPYLYFLVPMIVCGVGIGLTFAVTNDTVLASVPRERAGAAAAISETSLELGGALGIAVLGSILTGVYRDDLRLPAGLPDEVAVPVVESLPTALQAAAALPAQLGEAVAEAARLAFVAGVEVTAITAAVMIAVLAVVSLVSLRGVPDVIPEELLAEPHR from the coding sequence ATGAACGATCACTCCCCGATCACGGATCGCCGCAGATGGGCGACCCTCGCCGTCGCCTGCCTGGCGGCGCTGCTGCTGTCCGTCGACGTCACCGTCCTGCACCTCGCCCTTCCCCAGCTGGTCGCGGACCTGGGGCCCTCGGCGACCCAGATCCTGTGGATCGGCGACGCGTACGGCTTCGCGCTCGCCGGGCTGCTGATCACGATGGGCAACGTCGGTGACCGGATCGGCCGCAAGCGGCTGCTCCTCATCGGTGCCGTGGCCTTCGGCGTGGCCTCGGCGGTGACCGCCTACGCTCCCACCCCCGAACTGCTCATCGCCGCCCGCGTCCTGCTCGGCGTGGCGGGCGCCACGATCATGCCCTCCACCCTGTCGATCATCCGCAACGTCTTCACCGACCCGAAGGAGCGGACCACGGCGATCGGCCTGTGGAGCGGGATGGGCGCGGCGGGGTTCGCCCTGGGGCCGGTCGTCGGCGGCCTGTTGCTCGACCACTTCTGGTGGGGCTCGGTCTTCCTGATCAACCTGCCGGTGATGGCGCTCATCGTGATCGTCGGCCTCGTCGTGCTCCCGGAGTCGCGTAACCCCGCGGCGGGGCGGGTGGACCTCGTGAGCGTGCCGCTGTCCGTGGCCGGCGTGATCGGCGTGATCTACGCTGTAAAGGAGGCCGCCGTGCACGGCCCCGACAACGCCGGTGTCCTGGTGCCGGGGGCCGTCGGGGTCATCGCCCTGGCGCTGTTCGCCTGGCGGCAGACCCGGCTGACCGAGCCGCTGATCGACGTCCGCCTCTTCCGGCGCCGGGCCTTCACCGCCTCGGTCGGCGCCAACCTCGTCGCCATCTTCGGCATGTCCGCGCTGTCGCTGATCTTCGCCTGGTACTTCCAGCTCGTCCTGGGCTGGTCGCCTCTGCGGGCCGGTCTCGCGGGACTGCCCGGAGGCGCGTCGGCGGCGGTCGGTGGGGTCCTGGCGGCCGGGCTGATCACCCGATGGGGCCGGGCCAGGGTGGTGGCGCTCGGCCTGGCGATGCCCGCCGCGGGCTTCGCCTGCTACAGCCGGCTCGCTCTCGACACCCCATACCTCTACTTCCTCGTTCCCATGATCGTCTGCGGGGTGGGCATCGGGCTCACGTTCGCGGTCACCAACGACACCGTGCTCGCGAGCGTGCCCAGGGAACGGGCCGGCGCCGCGGCGGCGATCTCCGAGACCTCCTTGGAACTGGGCGGCGCGCTGGGCATCGCCGTCCTGGGCAGCATCCTCACCGGCGTCTACCGGGATGACCTCCGGCTCCCGGCGGGGCTGCCCGACGAGGTGGCAGTTCCCGTCGTGGAGTCACTGCCCACCGCCCTGCAGGCGGCCGCGGCGCTCCCCGCCCAGCTGGGGGAGGCCGTCGCCGAGGCCGCCAGGCTGGCCTTCGTCGCCGGGGTCGAGGTGACGGCGATCACCGCCGCGGTGATGATCGCCGTACTCGCGGTGGTCTCGCTCGTCAGCCTGCGCGGCGTCCCCGACGTGATCCCCGAGGAACTGCTCGCCGAGCCGCACCGGTGA
- a CDS encoding gas vesicle protein K, which produces MNRLPGAPRAEDPRGTRERLRPTARRFKVTRTAPSGAAGNTRGPARAVRWRVNTDPEAVERDLTRLVLTLVELIRQLVERQCVRRMDQGDLSDEQVEVLGMALMRLEEAMTELCEHFGLSPSDLNLDLGPLGTLLPTD; this is translated from the coding sequence GTGAACCGCCTCCCTGGCGCCCCCCGGGCGGAGGACCCTCGCGGCACCCGGGAGCGGCTCCGTCCCACCGCGAGGAGGTTCAAGGTAACGCGAACCGCCCCCTCGGGCGCGGCCGGGAACACGCGAGGACCGGCGCGGGCCGTCCGGTGGCGGGTGAACACCGACCCGGAGGCCGTCGAACGGGACCTGACCCGCCTCGTGCTCACCCTCGTCGAGCTGATACGGCAGCTGGTGGAACGCCAGTGCGTGCGCCGGATGGACCAGGGGGACCTGTCGGACGAGCAGGTGGAGGTGCTGGGCATGGCGCTGATGCGCCTTGAGGAGGCCATGACCGAGCTGTGCGAGCACTTCGGGCTCTCCCCGTCCGATCTCAACCTCGACCTCGGGCCGCTCGGCACCCTCCTGCCCACCGACTGA
- a CDS encoding gas vesicle protein, with protein sequence MTRDHHPRGAELATQGRIPPERVALVDLLDRLLAGGVVVSGDLVLSIADIDLVRISLRALITSVRASDPIPSAHPPGAVTLVRASEEGGPP encoded by the coding sequence ATGACCCGTGACCACCACCCGCGAGGCGCCGAGCTCGCCACCCAGGGGCGTATTCCCCCCGAGCGAGTGGCACTCGTGGACCTGCTCGACCGGCTGCTGGCCGGCGGGGTGGTGGTGAGCGGGGACCTCGTGCTGTCCATCGCCGACATCGACCTCGTCCGCATCTCCCTGCGCGCCCTGATCACCTCCGTACGGGCCTCCGACCCGATCCCGTCCGCCCACCCGCCCGGCGCGGTCACCCTCGTCCGGGCCTCCGAGGAGGGGGGCCCGCCGTGA
- a CDS encoding GvpL/GvpF family gas vesicle protein, translating to MAEAGTYLYAIARDVGHALPEHVAGVAGAPVRAITHEGLVAYVSPVPLEEFGEEPLRRSLEDLDWVGGTARAHNRVVEAVAEEAPTAPVRLVTVYSTEDQVRDLLRRRHDDFAEVLAHVTGCKEWGVKAYAEPGAGDPPAEEAPAETDSPGTAYLKRRRASLRSREDAWRLAARRAEDIHAALVSVSVAGHRHRPQDPQLSGREEVMLLNGAYLVDEDRREEFTAAVDSLRGQGIEIQLTGPWAPYSFTSMDLGPTGAETLDDP from the coding sequence ATGGCTGAGGCGGGCACGTATCTCTACGCGATCGCCCGGGACGTGGGCCACGCTCTCCCGGAGCACGTGGCGGGCGTGGCCGGAGCGCCGGTGCGTGCGATCACGCACGAGGGCCTGGTCGCGTACGTGAGCCCGGTGCCCCTGGAGGAGTTCGGCGAGGAGCCGCTGCGGCGTTCCCTGGAGGACCTGGACTGGGTCGGGGGGACGGCCCGCGCCCACAACCGTGTCGTGGAGGCCGTGGCGGAGGAGGCTCCCACAGCCCCGGTCCGGCTGGTGACGGTCTACAGCACCGAAGACCAGGTCCGCGACCTGCTTCGGCGCAGACACGACGACTTCGCCGAGGTGCTCGCCCACGTCACCGGATGCAAGGAGTGGGGTGTGAAGGCGTACGCCGAACCGGGCGCGGGCGATCCTCCCGCCGAGGAGGCCCCCGCGGAGACCGACAGCCCGGGAACGGCGTACCTGAAGCGCCGCCGGGCGAGCCTGCGCAGCCGGGAGGACGCCTGGCGCCTGGCGGCGCGGCGTGCCGAGGACATCCACGCCGCCCTGGTGTCCGTCTCGGTCGCCGGCCATCGCCATCGGCCGCAGGACCCGCAACTGTCGGGCCGCGAGGAGGTGATGCTGCTCAACGGCGCCTACCTCGTCGACGAGGACCGCCGCGAGGAGTTCACCGCGGCCGTCGACTCGCTGCGGGGCCAGGGGATCGAGATACAGCTCACCGGCCCCTGGGCGCCGTACTCCTTCACCTCGATGGACCTCGGCCCGACCGGCGCGGAGACGCTCGATGACCCGTGA
- a CDS encoding gas vesicle protein, whose translation MADVTRPGGAFPRSYGGGPSGGRESANLADILERVLDRGVVIVGDIRVNLLDIELLTIKLRLLIASVDTARELGIDWWEHDPWLTSQDRDLVEENRVLRDRLAGLEGVEGIEGADSTAGTRRRSLGRGEGTRSPDDAREPRRAGRFREERDG comes from the coding sequence GTGGCCGACGTGACGCGACCCGGCGGCGCCTTCCCTCGGTCCTACGGCGGAGGGCCATCCGGCGGGCGGGAGTCCGCCAACCTCGCCGACATCCTGGAGCGGGTGCTCGACAGAGGTGTGGTGATCGTGGGCGACATCCGCGTGAACCTGCTCGACATCGAGCTGCTCACCATCAAGCTGCGCCTGCTCATCGCCTCGGTCGACACCGCGCGGGAGCTGGGGATCGACTGGTGGGAACACGATCCGTGGCTCACCTCCCAGGACCGCGACCTGGTCGAGGAGAACCGCGTCCTCCGCGACCGGCTGGCCGGTCTGGAGGGCGTCGAGGGCATCGAGGGCGCCGACAGCACGGCGGGCACCCGGCGCCGTTCCCTCGGCAGGGGCGAGGGCACCCGTTCGCCCGATGACGCCCGGGAGCCGAGAAGGGCCGGAAGGTTCAGGGAGGAGCGCGATGGCTGA
- the gvpO gene encoding gas vesicle protein GvpO — translation MPARRRTREERPADDSYRTAGDEVDEVFDEDEEPYEDLGEEDLDEDEEEPAKEPRRRSPALSAATAGAAGLRQIIGLTSKDTEGVTLVRRTEDGWQVEVEVVEDRHIPSSGDMLSLYRIEMDPAGDLLSYHRVRRYRRGRTDGGEAG, via the coding sequence GTGCCTGCCAGGCGCAGAACCCGTGAGGAACGCCCCGCCGACGATTCCTACAGGACCGCCGGCGACGAGGTCGACGAGGTCTTCGACGAGGACGAGGAACCCTACGAGGACCTCGGCGAGGAGGACCTGGACGAGGACGAGGAAGAGCCCGCGAAGGAGCCGCGGCGGCGTTCCCCCGCCCTGTCGGCGGCGACCGCCGGAGCGGCGGGGCTGCGGCAGATCATCGGCCTGACCTCGAAGGACACCGAGGGGGTGACGCTGGTGCGAAGGACCGAGGACGGCTGGCAGGTCGAGGTCGAGGTCGTCGAGGACCGTCACATCCCCTCGTCGGGCGACATGCTTTCGCTCTACCGGATCGAGATGGACCCCGCCGGCGACCTGTTGTCGTACCACAGGGTGCGGCGCTACAGGCGCGGCCGGACGGACGGCGGCGAGGCGGGCTGA
- a CDS encoding gas vesicle protein GvpG, with protein MEPLGLILGLPLAPLRGLIRLAELLQEQAEQELRSPAAVRRRLEELAEARASGEISEEEEAAATERILGEMIA; from the coding sequence GTGGAACCGCTGGGGCTCATCCTCGGCCTGCCGCTCGCGCCGCTGCGTGGGCTGATCCGGCTCGCGGAGCTGCTTCAGGAGCAGGCCGAGCAGGAACTCCGGAGTCCCGCGGCGGTCAGGCGCCGTCTGGAGGAACTGGCGGAGGCCAGGGCCTCCGGCGAGATCTCCGAGGAGGAGGAGGCCGCGGCGACGGAGCGAATCCTCGGAGAGATGATCGCTTAG
- a CDS encoding GvpL/GvpF family gas vesicle protein yields the protein MRGSSGKRGTVQAGRPRTDAPRTAGRHDTGRGERAATARSGGAGGPGASRRVTATYVYGIIPSDVDLTPGTRGVGDPPNAVELVRHGEIAALVSDISTDRPLGRPDDLVAHERLLDATAAEVPVLPLRFGAVVTDARAVVDELLAPHHDEFLTTLSELEGRAEYVVKGRYVERTVLREVLDEEPEIARLRDAIRGRPEEATWDARMRLGELVNTSIAAKREADTGELVGALDPLCVSILVREPTHEQDAAHVALLADTDRWPEIEEALDEFGTRWAGRVELRLLGPLAPYDFVRT from the coding sequence ATGCGCGGTTCCAGTGGAAAGCGCGGGACGGTCCAGGCCGGCAGACCCAGGACCGACGCCCCCAGAACGGCCGGGCGGCACGACACCGGTCGCGGTGAACGGGCCGCCACGGCCCGATCCGGAGGAGCCGGAGGACCCGGCGCCTCCAGGCGGGTGACCGCCACCTACGTGTACGGGATCATCCCGTCCGACGTCGACCTGACCCCGGGCACCCGGGGGGTGGGAGACCCGCCGAACGCGGTCGAGCTGGTGCGCCACGGAGAGATCGCCGCCCTGGTGAGCGACATCTCCACCGACCGCCCCCTCGGCAGGCCGGACGACCTCGTGGCCCACGAGCGGCTGCTGGACGCCACCGCCGCGGAGGTACCCGTGCTCCCCCTGCGTTTCGGGGCGGTGGTGACGGACGCCCGAGCGGTCGTCGACGAGCTGCTCGCCCCCCACCACGACGAGTTCCTCACCACGCTGAGCGAGCTGGAGGGACGCGCGGAGTACGTGGTGAAGGGACGCTACGTCGAGCGGACCGTCCTGCGGGAGGTGCTCGACGAGGAACCTGAGATCGCGCGGCTGCGCGACGCGATCCGCGGACGCCCCGAGGAGGCGACGTGGGACGCGAGGATGCGGCTCGGGGAGCTGGTCAACACCTCGATCGCGGCCAAGCGCGAGGCCGACACCGGCGAGCTGGTCGGCGCCCTGGACCCGCTCTGCGTCTCCATCCTCGTGCGCGAGCCCACCCACGAGCAGGACGCCGCCCACGTGGCCCTGCTCGCGGACACCGACAGATGGCCGGAGATCGAGGAGGCCCTGGACGAGTTCGGGACCCGGTGGGCCGGCCGTGTCGAGCTGCGCCTGCTCGGCCCGCTGGCACCGTACGACTTCGTCAGGACGTAG
- the gvpJ gene encoding gas vesicle protein GvpJ, whose amino-acid sequence MTIVQPSGGGVSGHGSSSGLADVIDTILDKGLVIDAYVRVSLVGIEVLTVDARVVVASVDTYLRFAEAVNRLDLSQTGNQKGLPELVEGMTESGSKKKVKGATQGLLDAAGEKIRGLTAGESGEDEFEEAGEEREPAPRRRRRREE is encoded by the coding sequence ATGACCATCGTTCAACCTTCGGGCGGCGGGGTGAGCGGCCACGGGTCCTCATCGGGGCTGGCCGACGTCATCGACACGATCCTCGACAAGGGACTCGTGATCGACGCCTACGTCAGGGTTTCCCTGGTCGGGATCGAGGTGTTGACGGTCGACGCCCGCGTCGTGGTGGCCAGCGTCGACACCTACCTGCGCTTCGCCGAGGCCGTCAACCGCCTCGACCTCTCCCAGACCGGCAACCAGAAGGGGCTGCCGGAGCTGGTGGAGGGCATGACGGAGAGCGGAAGCAAGAAGAAGGTCAAGGGTGCGACGCAGGGACTGCTGGACGCGGCGGGAGAGAAGATCCGCGGCCTGACGGCCGGCGAGTCCGGCGAGGACGAGTTCGAGGAGGCCGGTGAGGAGCGCGAGCCGGCGCCCCGCCGCAGACGGCGCAGGGAGGAGTGA